The sequence below is a genomic window from Brooklawnia cerclae.
GACAAATTGGTTATCGATCGCGTAAAATGTCCCGGACTGTAATAGGCCAGCTTGAAACACCGACGACGCTGAATAGAATCCATTTCCTAGCATGACATTCAAGAAAGGCTGATGCGTCAACAACCCCGGCACCGCTTCTAGCGCACCGCTACGATGTCCGACGGAATCTCCGGAAAGAAAGTTCGATACAACATTCCCTTCGAAGAATCCAGTTATCACGAGGAATGCAACAAGTCCAATAAAAACAAGTACGCCAAACACAACTCTTGTGAAACCTCGACCGATCGTGAAGATCATGAAGATAATGGCGATGACAAGTCCCGACCGGCTTCCTGTTGCAAATAGCCCCGCAAGCAAGAGGGGAACGAGGATTAAGCGCATAGGTCCAGGTGAACCGAACCCTCTTAACGAGAAGCTCAAGGCGACCAAGAGCAGGAATGCAAGCATTAATGGGTGCCCGAGCGTTCCTTCCGCGCGGGTGAGTCCGGTAACGAGTTGATGCGGATAAACGACGGTGTTCGACCAGAGACGCGGTAGCACGCCAACCGCTTCCCCGACCGCATAGGCGGCTTCAAGACCGGCGAGCAGAACCAAGTTTCGAAGGATGATCTGCCTTTCAAAGACGTCGGCGCAAAGAGCAGCAAGGAGCACCGCCATTCCGGGAACCATCGCATTTACATAGAGGCCCAAATTCGAATGTCCAAGATTGAGAACACTGGCCGTAAGTATTGCAAAAAAATATGCGAGATAGAGCCACGCACCCATGACCCTCGCCGATGCAATGTGCCGTCTTGCGAGAAGCACAATTGTCATCCCGACTGTAGACGCAAGCAGAAAAGATCGCAGCGACGTGACTGGCCCCAGATAGAAGGTCGGCACGAGGAT
It includes:
- a CDS encoding O-antigen ligase family protein, which produces MLQVLAACLLGTVGLLLLVTYRSDRLAALVATFEICAYILVPTFYLGPVTSLRSFLLASTVGMTIVLLARRHIASARVMGAWLYLAYFFAILTASVLNLGHSNLGLYVNAMVPGMAVLLAALCADVFERQIILRNLVLLAGLEAAYAVGEAVGVLPRLWSNTVVYPHQLVTGLTRAEGTLGHPLMLAFLLLVALSFSLRGFGSPGPMRLILVPLLLAGLFATGSRSGLVIAIIFMIFTIGRGFTRVVFGVLVFIGLVAFLVITGFFEGNVVSNFLSGDSVGHRSGALEAVPGLLTHQPFLNVMLGNGFYSASSVFQAGLLQSGTFYAIDNQFVLTLVEGGVVTVVLLASFMTRILLVGKKSRLPIMAILFFFFTFDLLAWSVGSAVVGLVAAVALSSPSGDSAEGNQKSLVEREFHTFPRSS